In a genomic window of Telopea speciosissima isolate NSW1024214 ecotype Mountain lineage chromosome 5, Tspe_v1, whole genome shotgun sequence:
- the LOC122662615 gene encoding coatomer subunit alpha-1 has protein sequence MLTKFETKSNRVKGLSFHTKRPWILASLHSGVIQLWDYRMGTLIDKFDEHDGPVRGVHFHTSQPLFVSGGDDYKIKVWNYKMHRCLFTLLGHLDYIRTVQFHNEYPWIVSSSDDQTIRIWNWQSRTCISVLTGHNHYVMCASFHPKEDLVVSASLDQTVRVWDIGALRKKTVSPADDILRLSQMNTDLFGGVDAVVKYVLEGHDRGVNWASFHPTLPLIVSGADDRQLKLWRMNDTKAWEVDTLRGHMNNVSCVMFHARQDIIVSNSEDKSIRVWDVTKRTGVQTFRREHDRFWILAAHPEMNLLAAGHDSGMIVFKLERERPAFSLSGDSLYYVKDRFLRYYEFSTQKDIQVIPIRRPGSTSLNQGPRTMSYSPTENVVLICSDVDGGSYELYVVPKDSVGRGDTVQEARRGVGGSAVFVARNRFAVLDKSNNQVLVKNLKNEVVKKSVLPIAADAIFYAGTGNLLCRADDRVVIFDLQQRIVLGDLQTPFVKYVVWSNDMESVALLSKHSIIIASKKLVHRCTLHETIRVKSGAWDDNGVFLYTTLNHIKYCLPNGDSGIIKTLDVPIYITKVSGNTIYCLDRDGKNRAITIDATEYIFKLSLLRKRYDQVMSMIRNSQLCGQAMIAYLQRKGFPEVALHFVKDERTRFNLALESGNIQIAVASAKEIDEKDHWYRLGVEALRQGNASIVEYAYQRTKNFERLSFLYLITGNLDKLSKMLRIAEIKNDVMGQFHNALYLGDIRERVKILENAGHLPLAYVTAAVHGLQDVTERLAAELGDNVPTLPEGKVPSLLMPPSPVLCGGDWPLLRVMKGIFEGGLDNVGRSAQEEDDETADADWGEDLDIVDVDGMQNGDVGIADEDGEVAHEENDEEGGWDLEDLELPPEVDSPQTATSARSMVFVAPTPGMSVSQIWTQRSSLAGEQAAAGNFDTAMRLLSRQLGIKNFAPLKPLFIDLHTGSHSYLRIFPPAPVNPLALERGWSESGSPNVRGPPALVYNFSQLEEKLKAGYKATTSAKFTEALRLFLSVLHTIPLIVVESRREVDEVKELIIIAKEYVLGLKMELKRREIRDNPVRLLELAAYFTHCNLQMPHLRLALLNAMTVCYKAGNLSTAANFARRLLETNPTIESQAKTARQVLQAAEKNMKDVSQLNYDFRNPFVVCGATHVPIYRGQKDVSCPYCSSRFVPAQEGQLCTVCDLAVVGADASGLLCSPSQIR, from the exons ATGCTGACTAAATTCGAGACCAAGAGTAATCGGGTGAAGGGCCTGAGTTTTCATACTAAGAGGCCATGGATACTTGCGAGTCTTCACAGTGGTGTGATCCAGCTTTGGGATTACAGGATGGGGACTCTTATCGACAAATTCGACGAGCATGATGGGCCCGTTCGTGGTGTCCATTTCCATACATCTCAGCCGCTGTTCGTCTCCGGAG GAGATGATTACAAGATCAAAGTGTGGAATTACAAGATGCACAGATGTCTGTTTACTCTTCTTGGGCATTTGGATTACATTCGTACTGTTCAATTTCACAATGAGTACCCATGGATTGTTAGTTCAAGTGATGATCAGACTATCAGAATATGGAACTGGcaatctcgtacttgtatatcTGTCTTAACTGGCCACAACCATTATGTCATGTGTGCCTCCTTCCATCCTAAAGAAGATCTCGTTGTCTCTGCCTCCTTGGATCAGACAGTTCGTGTTTGGGATATTGGTgctttgaggaagaagacagtGTCCCCTGCAGATGACATCCTGCGGCTGAGTCAGATGAACACAGATTTGTTTGGTGGTGTTGATGCTGTTGTCAAGTATGTCTTGGAAGGGCATGATCGGGGAGTCAACTGGGCTTCGTTCCATCCTACCCTGCCTTTGATTGTGTCTGGAGCAGATGACCGCCAATTGAAACTCTGGCGCATGAATG ATACGAAAGCTTGGGAAGTAGACACATTGAGAGGACACATGAATAATGTGTCATGTGTGATGTTTCATGCTAGGCAGGACATTATTGTTTCCAATTCAGAGGACAAAAGTATTCGTGTGTGGGATGTGACAAAGAGGACTGGTGTTCAGACATTCCGAAGGGAGCATGATCGGTTCTGGATCCTTGCGGCTCATCCGGAAATGAACCTTCTGGCAGCTGGTCATGATAGTGGTATGATAGTTTTCAAGTTAGAAAGAGAAAGACCTGCTTTTTCCTTGAGTGGTGATTCTCTGTACTACGTTAAAGACCGTTTCCTTCGGTATTATGAGTTTTCAACTCAGAAGGACATTCAAGTGATCCCAATTCGACGCCCTGGTTCAACCAGCCTGAACCAAGGACCTAGGACAATGTCGTATAGCCCTACGGAAAATGTTGTCTTGATCTGCTCAGATGTTGATGGGGGTTCCTATGAACTTTATGTTGTACCCAAAGACAGTGTTGGCAGGGGTGATACTGTGCAAGAAGCGAGAAGAGGAGTTGGAGGATCAGCTGTTTTTGTGGCTCGGAACAGGTTTGCTGTTCTTGACAAAAGCAACAATCAAGTGTTGGTGAAGAACCTTAAAAATGAGGTTGTGAAGAAGAGTGTACTTCCTATTGCTGCCGATGCAATATTCTATGCTGGAACAGGCAATTTGCTTTGCAGGGCGGACGATAGAGTGGTCATCTTTGATCTCCAACAGAGAATTGTTCTTGGTGATCTCCAGACCCCTTTTGTTAAATATGTTGTTTGGTCAAATGACATGGAGAGTGTTGCATTGTTGAGCAAACATTCAATAATCATTGCAAGTAAGAAACTTGTGCACCGTTGCACCCTTCATGAGACAATCCGTGTGAAAAGTGGAGCTTGGGATGACAACGGTGTCTTCCTATATACAACACTGAATCATATCAAGTATTGCCTTCCTAACGGTGACAGTGGAATTATCAAAACCCTTGATGTTCCAATATACATTACAAAGGTTTCTGGTAATACCATTTATTGCTTGGATCGGGATGGAAAGAATCGTGCAATAACTATAGATGCAACTGAGTACATATTTAAGCTCTCACTCTTAAGGAAAAGATATGATCAGGTTATGAGCATGATTAGGAACTCACAGCTGTGTGGGCAGGCCATGATTGCGTATCTGCAACGGAAAGGTTTCCCAGAAGTTGCCCTCCATTTTGTGAAAGATGAGAGGACACGGTTCAATCTGGCTCTGGAGAGTGGAAATATCCAGATTGCTGTTGCTTCTGCCAAGGAAATCGATGAGAAAGATCATTGGTATAGGTTGGGGGTTGAGGCACTTCGTCAGGGTAATGCAAGCATTGTGGAATATGCTTACCAGAGGACAAAAAACTTTGAGAGGCTATCCTTCCTGTATCTGATAACAGGGAATTTGGATAAGCTGTCTAAAATGCTGAGGATTGCTGAAATCAAGAACGATGTGATGGGTCAATTCCACAATGCCCTTTATCTGGGTGACATCAGGGAGCGTGTCAAGATCTTGGAGAATGCTGGCCATTTGCCTCTCGCTTATGTTACGGCGGCTGTTCATGGTCTCCAGGATGTTACTGAGCGGCTTGCTGCTGAGCTGGGGGATAATGTTCCTACTTTGCCAGAGGGTAAAGTACCATCCCTTCTGATGCCCCCTTCACCTGTTCTTTGTGGTGGAGATTGGCCATTGTTGAGAGTTATGAAAGGCATTTTTGAGGGTGGATTAGACAATGTAGGCAGGAGTGCCcaagaggaagatgatgagactgctgatgctgattggggtgAGGATTTGGATATTGTTGACGTGGATGGCATGCAGAATGGAGACGTTGGCATAGCGGATGAGGATGGGGAAGTAGCACATGAAGAAAATGATGAGGAAGGAGGATGGGACCTTGAGGATCTGGAACTGCCACCTGAAGTTGATAGCCCTCAAACTGCCACTAGTGCCCGTTCTATGGTGTTTGTTGCGCCAACTCCTGGCATGTCAGTTAGTCAGATTTGGACCCAGAGATCGTCTCTTGCTGGTGAACAAGCAGCAGCTGGGAATTTTGATACTGCCATGCGCTTGCTAAGCCGGCAACTGGGTATAAAGAACTTTGCTCCTTTGAAGCCACTGTTTATTGATCTACACACAGGTAGCCATAGCTACCTACGTATTTTCCCTCCAGCTCCTGTGAATCCACTGGCGCTTGAGAGAGGATGGAGTGAGTCAGGTAGCCCCAATGTGAGGGGCCCACCAGCCCTTGTTTACAATTTCTCTCAGTTGGAAGAGAAGCTTAAAGCAGGTTACAAGGCCACAACAAGTGCGAAGTTTACAGAGGCTTTGAGGCTTTTCCTTAGTGTACTTCATACCATTCCTTTGATTGTGGTTGAATCAAGGAGGGAAGTTGATGAAGTTAAGGAGTTGATAATCATAGCAAAAGAGTATGTGCTGGGCTTGAAAATGGAGCTCAAGAGGAGGGAAATAAGAGACAATCCAGTAAGACTGCTGGAGCTTGCAGCCTACTTCACCCACTGCAACCTGCAGATGCCACACTTGAGACTGGCATTGTTGAATGCCATGACTGTTTGCTACAAGGCAGGGAACCTTAGCACAGCCGCTAACTTTGCAAGGCGGCTGTTAGAGACCAACCCTACCATTGAGAGCCAAGCAAAGACAGCGAGACAAGTCCTCCAGGCTGCAGAAAAGAACATGAAAGATGTGAGCCAGCTCAACTATGACTTCAGAAACCCATTTGTGGTTTGTGGGGCGACTCATGTACCAATCTACCGTGGTCAGAAGGATGTGTCATGCCCATATTGCAGCTCTAGGTTTGTGCCAGCTCAGGAAGGACAGCTCTGTACCGTATGTGATCTTGCAGTGGTTGGAGCAGATGCATCTGGTCTGCTTTGTTCACCTTCTCAGATAAGATGA
- the LOC122661095 gene encoding monothiol glutaredoxin-S6-like gives MMKMNSSSSSSLGGFRSSLLLIYLGILFVSAADSAVAFNSASAFVQNVIYSNRIAVFSKSYCPYSIRAKRIFSELNEQPFVVELDHRDDGYQIQDILLDLVGQRTVPQVFVNGKHIGGSDDLKIARSNGQLQKLLDKDQ, from the exons atgatgaagatgaatagcagcagcagcagctcacTAGGTGGCTTCCGATCGTCTCTTCTGCTAATCTATCTAGGGATTTTGTTCGTATCTGCAGCAGATTCCGCTGTGGCCTTCAATTCAGCCTCCGCTTTTGTCCAGAATGTCATCTATTCCAACAGGATCGCCGTCTTCTCCAAATCCTACTGCCC GTATTCAATACGTGCCAAGCGCATATTTAGTGAACTAAATGAGCAGCCTTTTGTTGTGGAGCTTGATCATCGAG ATGATGGGTATCAAATTCAGGATATTCTTCTAGATCTAGTAGGCCAGCGTACTGTACCCCAAGTTTTTGTGAATGGCAAACATATTGGTGGCTCCGATG ATCTCAAGATCGCACGTTCGAATGGTCAATTGCAGAAACTCCTTGATAAAGATCAGTGA